aacaataaaatgacatcatcactgagcCCGGTTTCCATAGCAACACTGTAACTGTCCATTTATTCACGTGAAATAAAAACTTGTGCTGGTTTGAAAAGTTCCTGTGACGTCATCAATCGATCAATAAACACGCCCACACGTGATCCgtccatgacctctgacctctgacccggGCTAGTCAGCGCTGACCGGTGTAAGCTCGGAACCAGGAAGTGACGGAGGCGGCAGCCGACGAGATCATCCCTCCACTGTTAGCAGACGGCTGAGACACCTGCAAAGCACTCTGGGAAAGATCCATGGactggaagaggaagaggaagaggatgaagataCAGACACGATGATgtcacagatcatgtgactcaCAACGCTCTCGTTCACCTGGGACGGGATGTCACAGAAGCGTGGACTCGGCACCGTCTCCCAGTCTGTCCCCAGGTCCGTCTCCTCGTCCGTCACAGACTCCTCCCCACTCTCCTCCGCTGGCCCCGCCTCCTCTGGCTCCACAAACTCCATTGACTCCTCCAGGTCAGCGCTGACCTCAAACGGCCCcgtcctggggggggggggggggtgcagggGCGGGAGAGAGTTAGAGGTGAGAGGTCAAAGTTAGAGGTCAGAGTTAGAGGAGTTAGACCACCGACAACCAACTGACCCCATACAGGAGGAGTGACCACAGTTAAAGACCCAGAAAGACGTGCACTTCTTAAACactgccacacatacaaagaccTGAGAGACTCAGTTTTCCCCAAAATCTGCAGCAATACAGTGAATTTGAAAACATCTCAGACAAAGCAGCATTACAGTTTGTCCTGGAGAGAAAAGGACATGCACCATGAAGCACAACATGTGTCTaactgcagagacagagggactgagagacagagactgagggacagagagactgagggactgagagacagagagacagagagacagagagtacTCGCTCACTCACCTGCCCAGGTTGTGGTTATCAGGAGAAACCAGAAACATGATGTTCCTCAGAGTGTGATGAGGATGAAGCTTGTCACTGTCaacatgctacacacacacacacacacagacagacagacacacacacacactgtgtcagtacctcatatcAGTGATTTAATGAAACTATGGAAACGTTCTAACctgagagaaacaaagatggaCGACGTTGGTGTTGAGTTTACTCAGAGCTCTGGTGAAACGATATCTGCTCAGGTTCTCCCCACAGAActcactggggggggggggaagagagggggggggggggggagaaaccTGATGTCACTACAGCCCCAGGACAGaaattagcttagcattagcctgTAGAGTAGTTATttatccctcacacacacacacacacaaggtgatGCTTATTTAGTGACAGTGAAGGCAGCATCAGCAtgagcattagcagcagcattagcatcAGTATCAGCATGAGCATCAGCATGAGCTTTAGCATGAGCATCAGCATCAGTatgagcatcagcatcagcatcagtatGAGCTTTAGCATGAGCATTAGCATCAGTATCAGCATGAGCATCAGCATTAGCTTTAGCATGAGCATTAGCATCAGTATCAGCATGAGCTTTAGCATGAGCATCAGCATCAGTATGAGCTTTAGCATGAGCATCAGCATCAGTATGAGCATCAGTATGAGCATCAGCATCAGTATGAGCATCAGTATCAGCATGAGCATCAGCATGAGCTTTAGCATGAGCATTAGCATCAGTATCAGCATGAGCATGAGCTttagcatcagcatcagcatcagtatCAGCATGAGCTTTAGCATGAGCATCAGCATCAGTATGAGCATCAGCATGCGCTTTAGCATGAGCATGAGCATCAGTATCAGCATGAGCATCAGCATGAGCTTTAGCATGAGCATTAGCATCAGTATCAGCATGAGCTTTAGCATGAGCATCAGCATCAGTATCAGTGTGTCACCTGTTGCAAAGCCTCTTGGGAAGGTTGACATCCAGGATGTGAGACAGGATGCCGCTGAGCTGTGTAGCGTAGCAGAGCGCGGCGCTGATGGTGTGAGCCAGGTTCATGTGGtccagctctgcagcagaggtcagaggtcagcacaGACATTAATCATGTCCACACGTCagagcagtgcatgctgggacagagCTACACTTCTACAACAGTCACACACCTGGGCCCTGATTGGTGCTCTTCTCCTCCACCCAGCTGTAGTAGGCGGAGCAGTCTCCGTTGCTGGGCAACGTGACGCGAGGCCCCGTGATGCTGATGCTGGTCTCTCCGTTCTGATCGTCCCAGATCCAGCGTCCGGACAGGTACGTGGTCCTCCGAGCCTCGGCCAGCTCGCTCACCGTGCTGGAGGTCAGCGCGGGGTCACACTCAGCCACCACGTCCGCGGGGTCTCTGAGCCACAAACACAGGGGCACAGGACAGCGTCACACGAAACACAACTGATCAATCATCAATagaaaagagtgtgtgtgtgtgtgtgtgtgtgtcacctgctgccctgtttctcctcctgtgtgGTAAAGATGTGTGTACTCAGTTCTAGGATGTGTTCCCTCCTCAGAGCAGCCAGCTGAGTCAGTCTGCTCTGCAGCTCACGGCTGCGTCGGTCCATCAGGTCGCCGAGGCGACGGTTGTGACGCTCGATCTTGTCTCGTTTCTCCTGGTGACGAGCGGCGCGGCGCTGCAGCCGCTGACTGTCCTCCTGAGAACGCAGCAGAAGCTCTTtatctgcaggaggaggaggagccagggATGAGACCGTGACAGGGACGGGGACACgtgacagagacggagacactCACCGCTCTTCACCTCCTCATTGGCCCAGACTACTGCCTCCTTCAGCTGCTCCATCCTCACCTTACATGACATCAGCTTCCATTTCTGAGGAGACAAGACACCATCAGACGCCAGGACAACGACGGAGACGTCAGGACACCATCAGACATCAGGACAACAACGTCAGGACACCATCAGACATCAGGACAACGACGTCAGGACACCATCAGACATAAGGACAACGACGGAGACGTCAGGACACCATCAGACATCAGGACAACGACGGAGACGCCAGGACACCATCAGACATCAGGACAATGATGGACATTTGAGTTGAAATAATACAGAAAGTGAGTTTTACAATAATTGGGATTTTTTTGACGCCAGTGTGGACAGTCAGAGACATCAACTGAAATCACAGCTGTCCCtcatgaggacagacagaggacaaatCTGTGTCCTGGTGAAACGAGGTGGATTCAACATTGAC
This genomic interval from Solea solea chromosome 18, fSolSol10.1, whole genome shotgun sequence contains the following:
- the atg14 gene encoding beclin 1-associated autophagy-related key regulator translates to MASSAARVPLSTDTLVSSPGSVSGGRPPHRPLHPGPAHSGPGCVMVESVDDAEGLYVAVERCPLCSTSRRRLTCARCIQAGDFVYFDGRNTERYTEKLGRLKRLKEEKEQLQQRVVQAMDRKLQADEMKWKLMSCKVRMEQLKEAVVWANEEVKSDKELLLRSQEDSQRLQRRAARHQEKRDKIERHNRRLGDLMDRRSRELQSRLTQLAALRREHILELSTHIFTTQEEKQGSRDPADVVAECDPALTSSTVSELAEARRTTYLSGRWIWDDQNGETSISITGPRVTLPSNGDCSAYYSWVEEKSTNQGPELDHMNLAHTISAALCYATQLSGILSHILDVNLPKRLCNSEFCGENLSRYRFTRALSKLNTNVVHLCFSQHVDSDKLHPHHTLRNIMFLVSPDNHNLGRTGPFEVSADLEESMEFVEPEEAGPAEESGEESVTDEETDLGTDWETVPSPRFCDIPSQSMDLSQSALQVSQPSANSGGMISSAAASVTSWFRAYTGQR